A genomic region of Branchiostoma lanceolatum isolate klBraLanc5 chromosome 4, klBraLanc5.hap2, whole genome shotgun sequence contains the following coding sequences:
- the LOC136434188 gene encoding uncharacterized protein produces the protein MPVLLPTGEHEVSYCNVHFEICDGLGHGTIQSWAFSWAHQYHASRTAPLQTLAGVEWALGTRSVNDVVLTQVLAVDANLTVPVGSTATFGFKYVHPEPEKEEYVWKTIFSLQEGRNNFCETANQITVCHGKFRDRAVIEDNEEEGLLTLTLPDVQRSDEGWYEAEVRVKFHPHGTPANVKTFLRVTDAPTCRALICPGSNMFICRMETRGNLPTCTCECADGTEKTTSWGTTVFGFIVLGMTLVGLPLCILLPVVISKGWVVINRPQGIGCDAVLFPRCPTWQGARSVNLTSDDEDNGDKEDLDL, from the exons ATGCCAGTG ttactaccTACAGGCGAACATGAGGTCAGCTACTGCAACGTTCACTTTGAGATTTGTGATGGCCTTGGCCATGGGACTATTCAGTCCTGGGCATTCAG CTGGGCGCACCAATATCACGCTTCCAGGACGGCTCCACTTCAGACTTTGGCGGGGGTGGAGTGGG CTTTGGGAACGAGATCGGTCAACGACGTCGTTTTGACTCAAGTACTAGCTGTAGATGCCAACCTCACCGTTCCTGTCGGCAGTACGGCGACGTTTGGATTCAAGTACGTGCATCCTGAACCCGAAAAAGAGGAGTATGTATGGAAGACCATCTTTTCTCTGCAAGAGGGGCGTAACAACTTCTGTGAAACGGCAAATCAGATTACTGTGTGCCACGGAAAGTTTCGAGATAGAGCTGTCATCGAGGACAATGAAGAAGAAGGGTTACTTACCCTGACCCTGCCTGACGTTCAGCGGTCAGATGAAGGTTGGTACGAAGCAGAGGTCAGGGTGAAGTTCCATCCTCATGGAACCCCTGCCAACGTCAAAACGTTCCTACGTGTTACAG ACGCACCAACATGTCGTGCCCTGATATGCCCGGGCAGTAACATGTTTATCTGCAGAATGGAAACCAGAGGTAATCTACCAACCTGTACGTGTGAATGTGCCGACGGGACGGAGAAGACGACAA GCTGGGGCACTACAGTCTTTGGGTTTATAGTTCTGGGGATGACTCTTGTTGGACTCCCTCTTTGCATACTACTCCCTGTGGTGATCAGCAAAGGCTGGGTGGTCATAAACAG GCCACAAGGCATTGGATGCGATGCTGTACTGTTCCCTAGATGTCCGACATGGCAAGGGGCACGCAGTGTAAACCTCACAAGCGACGACGAGGACAATGGGGATAAGGAAGATCTTGATTTGTAG
- the LOC136432721 gene encoding uncharacterized protein isoform X1 gives MQRHLFTFAILETCIYLSAAWLGVGRNSLRVVRQETDVRNGSRFCALEEKSERKRMKTAVVLVMVILLVSGLANAAPTEASGVIVPDYTVNISQQLGLMKAGNFVIFDIEDGLVQVKEEYFLRPEDNFNENNLEAQKERYEMMLGRLHNGECVYVMYNILYLEQQEGDEAAGKTLFILWSPDDEAPLEEKLLYVSSKSAVREALFPSIDIEAHERGDISYSSVQEELSHHFARH, from the exons ATGCAACGACACCTTTTCACATTCGCCATTTTGGAGACTTGTATCTACCTGAG TGCCGCGTGGCTGGGAGTTGGACGAAACTCTCTCCGTGTAGTGAGACAGGAAACTGACGTTAGGAACGGTTCCCGATTCTGTGCGCTAGAAGAGAAGTCCGAGAGAAAGAGGATGAAGACTGCGGTGGTGTTGGTGATGGTCATCCTGTTGGTCAGTGGTCTGGCCAACGCGGCACCGACAGAG GCTTCAGGCGTGATAGTGCCTGATTACACGGTTAACATTTCGCAACAATTGGGATTAATGAAAGCTGGGAATTTCGTCATCTTCGACATAGAAGATGGGCTGGTGCAAGTGAAGGAAGAGTATTTCCTCAGACCAGAAGACAATTTCAAT GAAAACAACCTGGAAGCTCAAAAGGAGCGTTATGAGATGATGTTGGGAAGGCTTCACAATGGCGAGTGTGTCTACGTCATGTACAATATTCTTTATTTGGAGCAACAAGAAGGAGACGAAGCAGCGGGGAAGACCCTCTTTATTCTCTG GAGCCCAGATGATGAGGCACCCCTGGAGGAGAAGCTATTGTATGTTAGCAGCAAAAGCGCAGTCAGGGAAGCATTGTTTCCTTCTATAGACATTGAAGCCCATGAACGCGGCGACATCTCTTACTCAAGCGTTCAAGAAGAACTATCTCACCATTTCGCTCGGCATTAA
- the LOC136432721 gene encoding uncharacterized protein isoform X2, whose protein sequence is MQRHLFTFAILETCIYLSAAWLGVGRNSLRVVRQETDVRNGSRFCALEEKSERKRMKTAVVLVMVILLVSGLANAAPTEASGVIVPDYTVNISQQLGLMKAGNFVIFDIEDGLVQVKEEYFLRPEDNFNENNLEAQKERYEMMLGRLHNGECVYVMYNILYLEQQEGDEAAGKTLFIL, encoded by the exons ATGCAACGACACCTTTTCACATTCGCCATTTTGGAGACTTGTATCTACCTGAG TGCCGCGTGGCTGGGAGTTGGACGAAACTCTCTCCGTGTAGTGAGACAGGAAACTGACGTTAGGAACGGTTCCCGATTCTGTGCGCTAGAAGAGAAGTCCGAGAGAAAGAGGATGAAGACTGCGGTGGTGTTGGTGATGGTCATCCTGTTGGTCAGTGGTCTGGCCAACGCGGCACCGACAGAG GCTTCAGGCGTGATAGTGCCTGATTACACGGTTAACATTTCGCAACAATTGGGATTAATGAAAGCTGGGAATTTCGTCATCTTCGACATAGAAGATGGGCTGGTGCAAGTGAAGGAAGAGTATTTCCTCAGACCAGAAGACAATTTCAAT GAAAACAACCTGGAAGCTCAAAAGGAGCGTTATGAGATGATGTTGGGAAGGCTTCACAATGGCGAGTGTGTCTACGTCATGTACAATATTCTTTATTTGGAGCAACAAGAAGGAGACGAAGCAGCGGGGAAGACCCTCTTTATTCTCTG a